GATTGCATATATTTTAAGAAATGATCAACTTATATTTCCAGGTGGACTTGATGTAATGAAACCTCAAGATAGAGTTATTATTGTTACTACTGAAAAATTCTTAGATGACATCAATAAAATATTAAAATAATGGGGAATGAATATGAATAATAAAATGGTAAGATATGTAATTGGGCATATCTTAAAACTAGAAACTGCTTTTATGCTGATTCCATTAGCATTAAGTTTTTTTTATCATGAAAGCTTCATTGTAAAAAAATCTTATATTTTTACCATAGTATTGCTTTTGATTTCCAGTCTTCTTATTTCTAAAAAAGTTCCTGAGAATCAAAAGATATATGCAAAAGAAGGTCTGGTTATAGTATCTATTTCTTGGATAGCATTGTCACTTTTTGGTGCACTTCCTTTTGTGTTCAGCAATAGGATTCCTTCTTTTATAGATGCTTTTTTTGAAACGGTAAGTGGATTTACTACAACTGGAGCCAGTATCCTATCAAATGTTGAAGCTTTGGAGCATTCTCTTTTATTTTGGAGAAGTTTTACACATTTAGTAGGTGGAATGGGTGTATTAGTTCTAGCCTTGGCTATACTTCCAAAAAACACTAACCAATCTCTACATATAATGAAAGCCGAAGTTCCTGGCCCTACATTTGGTAAATTGGTTGCAAAAATGTCTTATAATTCTAGAATTCTGTATATGATATATATTTTTATTACTATTATCATTATAATATTGTTAAAACTTGGTGGTATGCCTCTTTTTGATTCTGTTGTTCATGCTTTTGGTACAGTCGGAACAGGAGGATTTGGAATAAAGAACAGTAGTGTGTCTTATTATAACAGTTCATATATTGATTATGTATTGGGAATAGGTATGCTCCTCTGTGGAATGAATTTCAATCTTTTCTATGCTCTGCTTTTAAAAATTATAAGCAGGTATTCAAAAATGAAGAGCTAAAATATTATTGCAGTATAGTTGTTCTAGCTATCATTGCTATTGTTATAAATATTGCTCCAGCATATAAAAACAGCAATCGTTTGTTTAGAGATGTATTTTTTACTGTTTCATCAGTAATTACAACAACAGGTTACTCTACTGTAGATTTTGATGCATGGCCTGTATTTTCCAAAACTGTTCTTCTCTTTCTTATGTTTGTAGGAGGGTGTGCTGGTTCTACAGCTGGAGGACTAAAAGTTTCAAGAATAGCAATACTTTTTAAAACTGTAGTTGGTGAATTTAAAAAAATAGGTACTCCTAATAGAGTAATAAATATTAAAATGGATAAAAAAGTTATAACTAAAGAATTATCAAGTGGAATAAGCACTTACTTAATGCT
Above is a window of Fusobacterium varium DNA encoding:
- the trkG_2 gene encoding Trk system potassium uptake protein trkG; amino-acid sequence: MFRDVFFTVSSVITTTGYSTVDFDAWPVFSKTVLLFLMFVGGCAGSTAGGLKVSRIAILFKTVVGEFKKIGTPNRVINIKMDKKVITKELSSGISTYLMLYITIFLIAILCVSWDSPDFISAFSAVAATFNNIGPGMGIVGPTSNYASFSNINKLILSLVMLLGRLEIFPILILFSPSLYKKSN
- the trkG_1 gene encoding Trk system potassium uptake protein trkG; the encoded protein is MNNKMVRYVIGHILKLETAFMLIPLALSFFYHESFIVKKSYIFTIVLLLISSLLISKKVPENQKIYAKEGLVIVSISWIALSLFGALPFVFSNRIPSFIDAFFETVSGFTTTGASILSNVEALEHSLLFWRSFTHLVGGMGVLVLALAILPKNTNQSLHIMKAEVPGPTFGKLVAKMSYNSRILYMIYIFITIIIIILLKLGGMPLFDSVVHAFGTVGTGGFGIKNSSVSYYNSSYIDYVLGIGMLLCGMNFNLFYALLLKIISRYSKMKS